The Planococcus versutus genome contains a region encoding:
- a CDS encoding DUF4181 domain-containing protein, giving the protein MWFKLLLFLFIVYAVNAIIKFVLKKWLKVEPRKKKFFSNNYVNATHLKVDWFVRGILLIAGVATLFYVIAEENSIVYMLVYVIVFIILTYTVEAYFEWTASKHPKQSLFMLSEMFVWLVAVALLIQSSSFFLGIIEGVVTEKTEASFTVEMVATGFWGDSSVQEVHLTDATVFKGKVEAYEELKEGDLVRVMPFDLPVDFSYSLAAEVTVE; this is encoded by the coding sequence ATGTGGTTTAAGCTATTACTGTTCCTATTCATCGTGTACGCAGTGAACGCCATCATCAAATTCGTTCTCAAGAAGTGGCTGAAGGTCGAGCCGCGGAAGAAGAAGTTCTTTTCGAATAATTATGTGAATGCAACTCACTTGAAAGTAGACTGGTTTGTGCGGGGGATTCTGTTGATTGCAGGGGTGGCAACGTTATTTTATGTCATTGCCGAAGAGAATTCAATTGTTTATATGCTCGTCTATGTCATTGTATTTATCATACTAACTTATACAGTGGAGGCGTACTTTGAGTGGACAGCTTCCAAGCACCCGAAGCAATCCCTTTTCATGTTGAGCGAAATGTTTGTCTGGCTCGTTGCGGTTGCCTTGCTGATCCAGTCAAGTTCATTCTTTTTAGGAATCATTGAGGGTGTCGTGACTGAAAAAACGGAAGCAAGTTTTACTGTGGAAATGGTGGCAACTGGCTTTTGGGGCGATTCGTCTGTCCAGGAAGTGCATTTGACGGATGCCACGGTTTTCAAGGGAAAAGTGGAGGCGTATGAAGAATTGAAGGAGGGAGATTTGGTGCGTGTGATGCCGTTCGATCTGCCCGTTGACTTTTCCTATTCTCTTGCTGCGGAAGTGACGGTGGAGTGA
- a CDS encoding DUF6843 domain-containing protein: MKKWILAGSVILLVLTTWWVRRESQDNKIIYLVPNGQSGCHTILFNQPNGKSLELHKDVMVIAFDKGGNLRTSSSTALTSFGGTTEAAYYVNEQGERLEEIEHENYLNASLTSNGTKESYTLSFDGRENFCP; encoded by the coding sequence ATGAAAAAATGGATTTTGGCAGGTTCCGTTATCTTGCTTGTTCTAACCACCTGGTGGGTAAGAAGGGAAAGCCAGGACAACAAAATCATCTACCTGGTCCCGAATGGCCAAAGCGGGTGCCACACGATTCTCTTTAACCAGCCGAACGGGAAAAGCTTGGAACTGCACAAGGATGTCATGGTGATCGCATTTGATAAAGGCGGCAATCTTCGGACCTCCTCATCAACGGCCCTTACCAGTTTTGGAGGGACCACGGAAGCTGCTTACTATGTGAACGAACAGGGAGAGCGCCTGGAAGAAATCGAGCACGAAAACTACCTGAACGCTTCACTCACTTCAAATGGCACGAAAGAAAGCTACACATTGTCTTTCGATGGTAGGGAAAATTTTTGCCCTTAA
- a CDS encoding HEAT repeat domain-containing protein: protein MNINLLENALEKNDVDDVERLINEISSDQYDEAVPVLIKHITLTENSGIRNALAIALRDIGNEKAISPLFDLINDPKTLGNKGTLFYALEPFDCTGHLETIVHHFLTGNFEVQAMAYQLLESMDGKVPADTLLTSLQKVKEQLNEIERQQELHTDVLDLLFDLNVT, encoded by the coding sequence ATGAACATCAATCTGCTCGAAAATGCACTTGAGAAAAATGATGTGGATGATGTAGAAAGATTAATAAATGAAATTTCCTCTGATCAATACGACGAGGCAGTCCCCGTATTGATAAAACACATTACCTTAACCGAAAATTCAGGGATAAGAAATGCACTTGCTATTGCTTTGCGGGATATCGGGAATGAAAAAGCGATCTCTCCTCTGTTTGACTTGATTAATGATCCCAAGACACTCGGAAATAAAGGGACTTTGTTTTACGCTTTGGAACCCTTCGATTGCACTGGACATTTAGAGACCATTGTTCATCATTTTTTAACTGGAAACTTTGAAGTACAAGCGATGGCGTATCAACTTCTAGAATCCATGGATGGAAAAGTGCCTGCCGATACCTTGTTAACATCTCTTCAAAAGGTAAAAGAACAACTGAACGAAATTGAAAGACAACAAGAATTACATACAGACGTATTAGATCTTTTGTTTGATTTGAATGTAACTTAA
- a CDS encoding AAA family ATPase, translating into MKIQIIGGSGTGKSTLGKYISEKEKIKWIDTDNYLWKDNSFTENFSVEERKKMYQKDMEIHKEYVASGSIFSWCPDGFRNRDLLVFLFLDEKVRMDRLQKREIERKSQFSQMNTGENTNDFLEWCKTYLTATEKEITGTYAEHAYQMELSKSSVLKLDASLSLEELHVEILNFYS; encoded by the coding sequence ATGAAAATTCAGATCATCGGGGGTTCTGGTACTGGCAAAAGCACTTTAGGTAAATATATCAGTGAAAAAGAAAAAATTAAATGGATTGATACTGATAATTATCTTTGGAAAGATAATTCCTTTACAGAAAATTTTTCAGTAGAAGAACGTAAGAAAATGTATCAAAAAGACATGGAAATACATAAAGAGTATGTTGCTTCTGGTTCTATTTTTTCATGGTGTCCAGATGGTTTCAGAAATCGAGATTTACTCGTATTCCTCTTCTTAGACGAAAAAGTCCGAATGGACAGATTACAAAAGAGAGAAATTGAACGCAAAAGCCAATTTTCGCAAATGAATACTGGCGAAAATACCAATGATTTTTTGGAATGGTGCAAGACTTATTTAACTGCAACGGAAAAAGAAATTACAGGCACTTACGCAGAACATGCTTATCAAATGGAACTATCAAAGAGCTCGGTTTTAAAGCTTGATGCTTCTCTTTCCCTTGAAGAACTGCACGTTGAAATTTTAAATTTCTACAGTTAA